The window agagaacttccttcgtggcgccattggtggcgctgctagcaatggagcaaggaggaagaagcaagcgagcaaggaagagatgggcgacgggggctccgcccccctccccaattatagcaagagaaggccaaccagcgccccccacgatcacaggtaatgatggttttccttgcatgtcgcagggacttgtcaagtcgagcagttgccgaggcagcgtggggaagcggagacgcccacgtccaatcaaccgccacacgtcaaccgaggccgcaggcttttggggcccgcggggctccgtacttgacctttggcttcgcctcaaagccaagcccaagcgcgccttgggcccgggggctactgtcggtgttctgggaacaggggtccctagacttgcctgcctgcggcccacggcgagGCTGTGCTActaggcctgtacggcccatcttcatcaacaaggcattcaagaccctcgcgaggggccaagcctcgcgaggcgggcgacgcaagacctcctcaggagcggcctccccaggttgcctcacgaggagcggagatatcaaggcggggcaaacctcgcgaggctctcgtgacgtgagccatgacgatcgacaccaggcgggcgccaggcgggcgccggcgcgtgcagcgtccttgtttcctccttggtgctaagggagcaggcgcaggcgcggagtaccgaggcatcaggcaaaggtttccatatcagtgcaacgagaccaagaccagcaggacgccaggatggaggtcaccatggagcccaggacggcgtcacctcagggccttttgcaggcgaagaccgcttttgtcaagatagcttgtactagctctcccctttcaaattggccgccgttgttggctcccttcccgctcaatatttgggaagaggaccagggcctatataagtagaactagccaccgcAGTAGGGGCGACGGATCTTGGATTGGATCCACTCCATCCTCACACCCGCAAGttcacagagcacaagaacacctcaacctcaggaggctgttcttccccttgtactgtcatcatcagcccaagaggcaatccaccaccaccacactggagtagggtattacaccacatcggtggcccgaaccagtataaatcttgtgttcttgtgttgtgagttcgtcgagttcgtcctccagatcttagcgagctagggcgtagatcggtaggagggaaagaacttcgtgcgcaccccagagttcgaaccttaagggttttgccggagcCCCAGATCCGACAGAGGCAGCTGGCCCGAAGTGCTGGAGGTGCCTCCATCCAGCGCTGAGCTGGTGGTGAGCCGGGCGGCGACGACCCGCGTCCCTGCGCGCCAGCGCCCAGCGCGGGCGGTTTCAGCCCCAAGGCCGATAGAGGTTGGGGCTGTGAGCTCGTCGGTGCCCAATACCGAGGCCACCAGCGCCGCTCCGCCTGACTGGACGTCAGGAGCCGGCTCGGCTGTCCTTAACGTGGCGGTGAAGGCCATCTTGGACCAGTTCAACACCcacgacgccaccctcctgaagTCCAGGAGCGAGCTGCTGGTGATGCAGACGGCCGTTTGGGTACGCACTTGCTCTTGTTTTCAATTCTTGTAATCTTcagagggggcgcgccagcgcacccactgggtgtagcccccgagttccaggccggctgctgagcaggcgggcTAGAACTTCAAGGTGTGCTTctgaatgctgaagtgttgcttgtgttgcaggactaccacaacttGCGTGCGGCCGCCTACAACTCCCAGAACCAGGCGCTGGCCAAGTGGACTGCTGACCTGAACCAGAGCCGTGGTAAGTAGGCCATCTTTCAGTGGGGGCACGCAagtgcacccgctgggtgtagcccccgagattcgagccgactgttgagcagtcgggccggatcttccggcaactacTTGTTTTTGGTTGATGCTGATATTTCTTTCTTGTTTTGGCACAGGCCGCCGCTCATCTGCGGACACACGTGGGCGAGCTCGAGACCGAGCTCCACGCCAAGGAGCAGGAGCGCAGCCAAGCGGCCAAGGAGTGCGACCGGCTTGCGAAGGAGCCGGCGGACCCAGCGGAGAAGCACAAGGCGGAGGTCCAGCAGCTGAAGCACGAGGAAACGCTCCTCAAGGCCGAGTTTGGGACTCAGTGCTCGGACTGGGCCGAATGGGAGAAGCTACCGTCAGACGGCTACGGGGTGATCGAGGACATGGTTGAAGGTAAatcctttcttctttttttgcttAGTTGCCGACTGCTGCAGGAGCCGGCTTCTAAACTCTTAGTCTTCTTATGGACAGAATTTCTTCCCGGTAGCTCCGTCGCCGTCTGCCAGGCCATCGAGGTGCGGCACGATCAACGGAGGAGGACAGGTGTGGACATTCCAGCGAACGCTCCTCGGACTCTGGGCGAGCAGCTCATGGCCATCAAGATGCGCCTTGAGCTGGTGCACCGtctgctccgccgtcttcagcgcgcCGGGTAGCAGGTCCTGGCCGGGCTCTGGCGGGATGCTCAGGTTCCTCGCACTCCCAaacggaccgccgactggctgaaGGTGGCGGTCGAATGgttcgaggcctggaagggctCCGCGGCTCAGGTACGCTCTCAGATGGCGTTGGAGTTTGTCGAGGCCTGGTACCCGGGTGTGGggctggcccagctggccaccttCCGTCAGGAGGCCGGACCCGAGCTGGATTGGATGCGCTACAAGCTCGTCAAATGCACGGCGACCTTGCCGAGTACACCGACACCGACGTCTTTATCCCGAAGCAGAACGAAGACGGCGCTGAGGTGCCGCCTtcctggttcgggctgaacccggaggagGGGAAGGACTCGGTTGAGGAGATCGCCTCAAGCGATGAAGCCGAGGAAGACGAGGACGAGGAAGGCGAGGACGTCGCACCGGACGCCGGAGCGACCGGCCAGGCTGAGCCCGATCGGGCTTCGACCAGCGAGCCGCGGGAAACCACGCCTACTGCTGCCGCCGACCAGGCCGAGACCCGCCAGTCGGACGCTCCACCAGCTGGTGCCTTTGCCTCCGTCGACCTGTCCACGCCGCCCGCAGCGCCCTTGGCCTAGGCGGCCACTTATCTTTCAAGTTTTTCTGTCTTATGCTTTGAACAAACAAGTTAATTAGGCGCAgctccacccactgggggtgtaatTCAAACTCTGTTGAATGCTGGCCTTGGGACTTTTGCTATGTAAATAACTTATTTTTGCACATGCTTGTGCTCTTGACGGGTTCTATCTTGGTTTTGCCTTTGCTCTGTTTgcctttttcctttgccgccttcctgTGGCTGCCGCCTTGCCAGCCGGACAGCCATGCTGCGGTCTGTGGCCGGGTCCGGGACTTGGCCGTTTAGGATAGGCAAGTTTCTTCGGTCGTCCAGAGTGTAGCTAGTCAAGcgagaagccggccggccggctgctggGCAGCAGGACGGTGAGGCGAGGAGCCGGCCTAGCATATATTGACGTTCTTCCTTAGTCATTTTTCGTGTGGATAGCATTTCATGCCTTtagctcttgccagtcggacagtcgcgCTGCGAGCTGTGGCTAAGGCAAGAGAGGGCTTAGCTGTCGGCACATTACTTAGCGGACTGTAGGTGGTGCCAACTTAGGTCAAGACGGCGAGCCCCCGGGCCGGCTGACCAGACCCGGGCAGGGTGAAAGAATggaataacacattcataggcgAAGCTTATCACATAGATAAAAAGGTAGCCCTCGAGTGTGCCTCGGGGGACCTATTGTATTTGCTTAATACAAAAGATAGGATGGTACATacactgcatcaactgtaaaattgTTGGAGAAGATTCGCGTTCCATGGGCGCTCCGTCTCTTTGCCAGAATCGTCCCTCTTGCGTGCCCTGGGCTTTtgtgcgtcgatgaggtagtaggagtctttgcccagggccttgctgatgatgaaaggCCCCTCCCAAGGAGCTAAGAGCTTATGCTGGCCGGctattcgctggatcagccggagcacaaggtccccTTCACGGAAGGATCATGGCCTGACCTtccggctatggtagcggcgcaggctctgctggtagatggcgaaCCGGCTGAGTGCCAGCAGCCAGGCCTCTTCtagcagatcgacgccgtcttctcgcgcctcCTTCGCTTCTGCCTCCGTGTAAATGGTGACGCGAGGCAAGTCAAACttgatgtcagttgggatgacatcCTCCGCCCCGTATacgaggaagaaaggagtgaatcTGGTTGCTTTGTTCGGCGTAGTCCGGAGACTCCAAAGGATGCCCGACAGCTCCTCGATCCAGTAGCCGGCCGAGCGCTCGAGCGGCTCGACCGGTcgaggcttgatgccggataggatgagggcgtttgctcgctccacttggccgtttgactgcggatgggcgaCGGATGCTAGGTCCAGTCAGATGCCCTGcatcgcgcagaaacgggccaagtcgcctttggcgaagtttgtgccgttgtcggtgatgatgctgtgcgggatGCCGTACCGAATGGTGATATCTGTAATGAAGGTCACAGCGTTCGGACCATTCAGTTTCTTGATTAGCTTTGCTTccatccactttgtgaacttgtccatgGCGACCAGCAGATGGGCCATGCCGTCGCGTGCTGTCTTGAACAGGCCCACCATGTCCAAACCCCAGACAGCAAACGGACAAGTGATGGGGATGATCTTGAGTGCAGAGGctggcaggtgttgtttggagcTGAAGCGCGGGCACCCTTGCACTTGCGGACCAATTCCTTGGCATcgtccaaagcagtcggccagaagaaaccatggcggaaagctttggcaacaagggatctggaggcggtgtggtggccgcattcgccttgatgaaTATCTCTGAGGATTGCCACGCGCTTCTCCGGCtccacgcagcgctggaagacacCAGTCACACTGCGCCTGACAGGCTCTCCGTTGACAATTGTGTAAGCTGGCACCCAGCGTTGCACCTGCCGGGCCAAGATCTCATCGGCTGGTAGCTCTCGGCtcactaggaagttgaggatgggctgcgccCAAGATGGTGCTTCTACCACTATCATGACTGCAACAGGTACTATggcggttgggttgggaggcgGCGGGTCGGAGCCGGCTGCTACTTGCTGCATtgttgaagtccccgggccgattgTGAAGCCCCcaagccgggttctgaagtccccgggccgggttcgagtgctgcagcccccgggccgcTTGCCGAAGTCCCCGGGTCGACtgttgaagtccccgagccggatCCGACTGCTCCGGGGTCATCCGGCACGAAGATGGACTCTGATTCTAGCGAAGGCTTGATAGACGGCTTGCGTAGGCACTGGAGGGAGACGCTGActggtatggcttgtcgggtggagccgatccgggCCAAGGCATCAGCCTGCTCATTGTCGGTCCGTGgtacgtggaggaactcgcacccgtcGAAGTGcccgctgatctgctggatgagaaagcggtagctcgccatgtttgcgtccttggcatcccagtcgcctgacgactgctggaccactagatctgagtcgccgtagcacagcaCTCGGTAGATGCCGATCTccttggctagccggagcccatggacgagtgcctcgtactcggccacgttgttggaggcggcaaagtggatctgcagcgtgtacttgatcttgtctcctttgggagAGGTAATGACGATGTCATCTCCCAAACCGTTGCGCATCTTCGAGcgatcaaagtgcatccgccaatggatAGAATTCGGTgctggcggtaggtactgggtctcggctgAGTCGACTAGGAAGTCGGccagcgcttgggacttgatggcggtgcaggGCTGGTAAAGGATGGTGTGGGGAGctagctcaatggcccacttcgCCACCTGGTTGATGCCTCTCtgttgcctatgatctcggcaagtggggcGGTGCAGACGACCATGATGGTGTGCTCCTGGAAGTATTGCttgagcttcttggcggcaaagtacaagccgtagcacatcttctggtagtggggtagttctgcttggaggcggacaacACCTCACTCAGGTAGTATACTGGCCTCTGGACCGGCTGGGCCTTGCCGTCTTCTGGGTGCTCGACCATGATCACGGTGCTGACCACCCGACTGggggcggcgatgtagaggaacATGGGCTCTTTAGTAGTCGGAGCGGCCAGAACGGGCGGCGTGGGAAGCATCCGCTTGAGCTGGAGGAAGGCCTCGTCCACCTGGTCGGTCCACTCAAAGCAGGTGGTCTTCTTCATCAATTGGTACAAGGGGAgggccttctcgcccagccgactgatgaaccggttgagagatgccaagcacccggtgaacttctggacgtcCCGCAGCCGGGTCGGCCTCTGCATCCACTCAATGGCCTTGGTCTTCatggggttgcactcgatgccgcgttcagAGACAAGGAAACCAAGGAGCTGGTCGGCTGGTACTCTGAAAACACAGTTTTCTGggctgagcttgatctgaaaaCGGTGCAGGTTGTCTAAGGTCTCCTTGAGATCCTCCAGAAGGGTGCCGcacttctccgtcttcaccagaatatcgtctacatagacgtgggcatttcttccgagttgcttgaggaggcacttctgcatgcaatgctgaaaCACGGCGCCaacatttctcaagccgaacgtcatggtcaggtagcagaaggctccgaatagTGTGacgaaggcggtcttcagccgatcggccgggttcagcttgatctggtggtagccggagtaGGCATCCAGGAAAGACAGCAGCTCGCAGTCGGCCGTGGAATCGATCACTTGATCGATCTGTGGCAAGGCAAAGGGgtccttggggcaggctttgttgaggctagtgtagtcgatgcacatacgccacttgttattcttcttcaaaacaaggactgggttggcaagccagtctggatagaacacttccatgatgaagccggctgccagaagctGGGCGATTTCTTCACCAAcaatccttctcttctcttctgataagcggcggaggggttgcttgaccggctttgcATCCGATCTCACATGTAGCTTGTtttcggcgaaatccgtcggaacacccagCATGTCCTTGGGGGGCCATGCGAAGATGTcctgattctcacggaggaaattgacgagctcgctttcctatttgctgtcgaggtgAGCCCCCGTGACAGCAAATCTCTCCGGGTGCGTCGGATCCAGGGCGATCTTCTTGGTTTCCTTGGCCAGCTGGAAGGAGCCATGTGCCTCCGCATCCTTGGGATCAGATGGCATGGCCGGCTGCTCGCTAGCCATGGCCACTGCCCGGGCAAAGTGACGCTTTTCTTCGGCGAtgacgagggactcggccagccgactgctggcagcgacgcATGCGAGCGACTTTTGGTAGTCGCCGGCAATGGTGATGATGCCCTTGggacccggcatcttcatcttcaggtaggcgtaatGCGGCactgccatgaatttggccagtGCGGGCCGGCCCAAAAGCACGTGGTAGGGGCTGTCTAGATTGACCACCTCAAACTAGATTGGCTTGCGACGGAAATGGAGCTTGTCGTCGAACAGGACGTCGATCTTGATCTTTCTGATTGGAGAGCAGGAAAgtccgggtacgatgccatggaaaacgGTCCAACTGGCAGGAGCTGCTTCTCTTTGATGcccagcttctccatggtgtcgcggtagaggatgttgatgctgctaccgccgtctatcaggatcCGGGAGAAGCGGCAAGCCCGCCTCTCCGTTGAGAAGGTGGAGTCCAGCACCATGGCATAAGCACCCGGCGATGGCTTCATGGCCGAATGATCTTCACAGCTCCAACTGATGGGCctctcggaccaatgcatgaattGGGGGACCTCTGAGGCGACAGCATTCACCTCCCGGTGGTGCTGACGCTGGCTGTGCTTGTCGTCAGCTTCGTTGGTGAAGACGACATAAGTGGCGTTGGcatcggggaactcgtcttggagcATGCTGACTAGAGGGGCCGCCAGCTGCTGAGGAGGCGAAACTGGCGGCCGGTAGGCGGAGGCGGTAGGCCCTTGCCCTTCGCGATTCTAGCGAGCCAGCTGCACTTCTGAGTGGTGTGGTTAGATGGCTTCGCGCCACTATGGAACTTGCAAGGAGCATCGAGGgcctgctcgaaggagaaggcgggcaaccaagCGGCCTTGCCAGTCTTCTGGCGCTTGGGGCCGGGTTGCCCCtccggctgctggtcttcgaTCGTCCCCACCTGCCGGCTGTTGGAAGCCGGCCGttgggccttgcgcttgttgtcgtttggctgctggcgccggctggagtcaccagccggcgtatGAGGAGCCGACGGGAGCACCTTCCCGGATGCATCAACCCGGATCTCCGACTTCATGGCGGAGTCGgtagtggcgtacttgtccgccacGATCAGGAGCTCGTCTAGGGTGGTCAGCTCGTTGCACAGGAGCCGATGCTTGAGCAGAGTGCCCTCTctgcacccggcggtgaagtctcgatggcctgcaccttgTGCACCCCTTTGCAGGAGTTGCGCAACTCGGCCCAGCGCGTCAGGTAGTCGCGGGTGGGCTCATTCGGACCTTGGACGCACATGGAGAGCTagcgaggcttgggcggccgcttgtaggtgctggtaaAGTTGTGGATGAAGACATCGgcgaagtccagccagctgttgacgctgtacgGCTTGTGGCTGTgcagccatgtccgggccgtgccctagagcatgagcggaacatacttcacggcaacgcgcttgttgtcgtttgctatgctgacggctgtggagtggtcgaccagccagtcctccggcttcatggagccggtgtacttgggaGTATCTCGAGGGAGCGAGAACCCCTTGGGGAAGGGTTCGTCGCAAATACGGGGGCTGAAGTAGGCCGGGCTGATTGTACCTTCTTCTTCTACGGCCAGGGATCAAGCAAGTCGCTCGATCCGGTGGCGTGCGTCATTCTCTCTGATTCCTTCACGGAGGCCCAGCCGGCCTCCGAGAGTCGGATGATCCACAGGCGGTGGAGAGGGCCACCTCTCCCGGCAAGGAGGAGGCAGACGCTCGTCCTGCCGTTCCTCCACTCGGGGGCGGCCATGCTGGCTGCGCACGACCGTAAGGCGAGTATGCCGGCTGTGGCTAGCAGCCGTCTCTGAGTCTTGCCGACCGTGACCGCCGCCTGTTGGGGACCGTGAGGTCTCTCCATGCTCGCGGTAGGGGGGATGGTTCTCAGCTTGCTTGCCGGATTCCATCACGCAGCGGCCCACGTCTTGCTGCGCGGCTGCCGCATCGAGGAGTTCCTGGAGGTGCGCCATCTGGCTGCGCTGCTCGTTGCCTTCCAAGTTGTCCAGTTCGTCTGCCGCCGCCTAGGCGGCGCGCAGGTTCTCCATGGGGGTAGCATAGACTGGTAGAGATAtaacagctcggggacatacatatgacctgcggcaggacctggacaatagtgtaggtcagaccagatcgatctacggatcgcgggggcgtgccccgacgcgcgacgacggctatctagccggacgtgacaaACATAATCACGCccaggccgaaaaccgcagacggactccatccgagctacctcgcgacttggcccgatatagaggcgccgcacaccccctctgcttcactgatgaagtaatggagcacaaattccaagaagggtttaaacccgtgaacatcgaatcatatgatgggacaaccgaccccgcggtatggatcgaggattttcttcttcatattcatatggctcgcggtgatgatcttcatgccatcaaatacctcccactaaaactcaagggaccagctcggcactggttgaacagcctacctgaaaactccattggcagatgggaggacttggaggacgccttccgcgataacttccaaggtacatacgtccgacctccggatgtcgatgacttgagtcacatagttcaacaacccggagagtcagccaggaaattctggactaggttcttaactaaaaagaaccagatcgtcgactgtccggatgccgaagccctagcggccattaaacatagcatccgcgacgaatggctcgcccgacacctcggccaggaaaagccgaactccatggcagcccttacggcactcatgacccacttttgcgcgggcgaagatagctggctagcccatagcaataacaatgcaagcgaacctggcacctctgaagccagaaatagcaatggcaagccccgacgcaacagacacaagtgtcgaagcaacggtgacaataccgatgacacagcggtcaatgccagattcagtggctccaagtctggctagcggaagaagccatttaaaaggaacaatccgggctcatccagcttggaccgcatactcgatcgtccatgtcagatacacggcacccctgataaaccagccaatcataccaacagaagttgttgggtctttaaacaggccgacaagttaaatgccgagaacaaggaaaaggggtcgcaaagtgaggacgatgacgaggagccccgacCACCAAACACACGGGGAcggaagaagtttccccctcaggttaaaacggtgaacatgatatacgctacccatatccccaagagggagcgcaaacgcgcgctcagggacgtctaagcgatagagccagtcgccccaaaattcaacccatggccgttctgcccgatcaccttcgatcgcagggaccatccgaccagtattcgtcatggcggttcagccgcactcgtcctcgacccaataattgatggattccacctcacgcgagtcctcatggatggtggaagcagccttaacctactctatcaggatacagtgtgcaaaatgggcatcgatccatcaaggatcaagcccacaaaaactacctttaaaggagttataccaggtgtagatgcctgctgcacgggctcaatcacattggaggtcgtcttcggatcccctgacaacttccgaagcaaagatTTGATCTTCGATATCATTCCCTTCCACAGTGgctatcaggcactgctcggacgaactgcattcgctcgattcaatgcagtgccacactatgcttatctcaagctcaagatgcccggacacgcagtgtcataacagtcaatggaaacacggagcgctccctccgtacagaggagcacaccgcggccctggcagcggaagtacagagcggccttatcaagcagaacTTTAACAGCGGACAAGCTCCCGGACATTGTCAAAtgagtccggactactccgcagcataacagtccagctcgtcaggagttatactagcaattcggcctccgtcttagtcccgaccaaatggcggcgtacgtaccgcgcgtacataacttcGCACTTAAGATACCATGGGCAGAGACGGAGGCATAACGAGACTACGATCCATCATACGGCTCGACCGTCCCAGGGCACACAtaccttcctttttctttttaacCTTTTTTCGGTTTCCTTTACACAGGCCCCTCTCGACGGTCTGATcatcggtcctttcgaaggacggatacaccaaggcggcaagcagcACAAACGTGTGGGGGAATCTCTAGATGTTCTCCTTGACGATCATTCTACCTgctttcaggacccgcacgcagctccccttggtcttggcatcttaaatagccctgttgcttctcgcactatttgtacaaatacgctttgacgtattaatcaaattataatggaaaaaGTTTGCGGCCCAACCTATGTGGCTctagcttactacttcatttCATTTTTCCATTCTTGTCGATTGCACCCGCACACTTTGGTATGCTTTagttcgccaggggcttcattatgctccatactacggcaacaaagtccgaacactttttatagtacagttcggcacaccgaattttagcattatatgcattggctccgaatcatgtctttggtcaatagttgggttgcccggctcctgtgcttactaccttatgttccgtcctatcggctagggtagtaaagggagaactaccgcgattgtgtttctggtttatccgagcaaacacctcagtagagaaagccgaaaactgactgtcatgatgcggcgagagctggtcagctattcggaggttcaaaatcttttgcgattttttccgcactACGCGATGAATCGGCCTCcatccgatcaggtgtttacagcaccctagtccagattaaatactaactaggggttgcgcctacatttttattgtcaaactcctatggctaagtgagggtggtaaagccacatagtccgattgcctggttcgttgcgctaaacacctccttcaaggaccaaactcttggatcaagagtgtttagattcatcccgaacacccccgtattacctacgtgggggctgaagccgacgattggccaactctcagatttaactaaacggccgcataggaggtaaaattaaaaaaaatagcaaacattatattacataaaggctttgtttcataatacaggaaGGGATAACATGAATgacttcattcaaagataatgtcttctGAACACTGGCCCtccacaatgcgggatccctttaggacatcatcaaaataccgctcgggcgggCGGTGATCCTTGCCCgtgggcggtccctcggtcgcgagttTGACTGCGTCAAACTTCACCCACCGCACCTTGACAGGGGCGAAGGCCATTtgcgcaccttcgatgcagaccgaccgcttgatggcatcaagccgagggcaggcattgaccagccgcttcacgagcccgaagtagctgctgggtatggcttcggcaggccataaacggattatcaaatccttcatggccagttcggccaccctatgcagttcggtcagctatttcagctgatcgctgaagg is drawn from Aegilops tauschii subsp. strangulata cultivar AL8/78 chromosome 1, Aet v6.0, whole genome shotgun sequence and contains these coding sequences:
- the LOC141030671 gene encoding uncharacterized protein is translated as MAVPHYAYLKMKMPGPKGIITIAGDYQKSLACVAASSRLAESLVIAEEKRHFARAVAMASEQPAMPSDPKDAEAHGSFQLAKETKKIALDPTHPERFAVTGAHLDSK
- the LOC141030661 gene encoding uncharacterized protein, which produces MVGLFKTARDGMAHLLVAMDKFTKWMEAKLIKKLNGPNAVTFITDITIRFTPFFLVYGAEDVIPTDIKFDLPRVTIYTEAEAKEAREDGVDLLEEAWLLALSRFAIYQQSLRRYHSRKVRP